A genomic region of Cyprinus carpio isolate SPL01 chromosome B13, ASM1834038v1, whole genome shotgun sequence contains the following coding sequences:
- the slc30a6 gene encoding zinc transporter 6: protein MALDGSSTSVMAHNNSYHSHVSDYYSRKLSNKPDVVPYGVTERKVSPSDRPDMVALDVISIKDSEAPVHRKKHETDTYVLGTIHPFRKTHRSVLGKFVQELRLVTSDRRSWRILLFAVLNLICTACLLMWCSSTNSMALTAYTYLTIFDLFSLITCLLSFWVTVKKPSPVYSFGFERFEVLAVFASTVLVQLGALFILKESVERFVEQPEVHTGRLLVGTFVALFFNLLTLLSVKNKPFVFVSGAASTSWLQEHVADLSRSLCGLVPALRSLLLPRMNPFVLINLAGACALGITYMLIEINNYNAMDTASAVAIALMTFGTMYPMSVYSGKVLLQTTPSHVIGQLDKLLREVSTLDGVLEVRNEHFWTIGFGSLAGSIHVRIRRDADEQMVLAHVTNRLHTLVSPLTVQIFKDDWARHSLTSSTLPTGSLSLSEYVASAAFPPAGSKPLEESNLVTSTPVKPSSPPPEFSFNTPGKHIQPVVFQTAQQHRPFNTPLSSGMSPYSSMLNQGLVHPSGGPALRMGFGVQGYRTLNAAPHRYGSGLPTSQTGQQRP, encoded by the exons ATGGCGCTGGACGGCTCGTCCACGTCTGTGATGGCTCATAATAACTCATATCACAGTCATGTTTCTGATTATTACAGCAGAAAACTGAGCAATAAACCCGATGTAGTGCCGTATGGAGTCACCGAGAGGAAAGTGTCGCCCTCAGACAGACCTGACATGGTGGCGCTGGACGTGATTAGCATCAAAGACTCGG AAGCTCCAGTGCACAGGAAGAAGCACGAGACTGACACGTATGTGCTG GGTACGATACATCCCTTCCGCAAAACTCACCGCTCCGTCCTGGGGAAGTTTGTGCAGGAGTTGCGTTTGGTGACGTCTGACAGACGG tcGTGGAGGATTCTTCTGTTCGCCGTGTTGAATCTCATCTGCACCGCCTGTCTGCTGATGTGGTGCAGCTCCACCAACAGCATGG CCTTAACCGCATACACATACCTCACCATCTTCGATCTCTTCAG TCTGATCACCTGTCTGCTGAGCTTCTGGGTGACCGTGAAGAAACCCAGTCCAGTGTACTCCTTTGG CTTCGAGCGTTTTGAAGTGCTGGCGGTGTTTGCCTCCACTGTGCTGGTTCAGCTGGGCGCGCTCTTCATCCTGAAGGAAAG TGTGGAGCGTTTCGTAGAGCAGCCCGAGGTGCACAC ggGGCGTCTGCTGGTGGGAACCTTTGTGGCTCTGTTCTTTAACCTCTTGACTCTGCTCTCCGTCAAGAACAAGCCCTTCGTCTTCGTGTCCGGAG CCGCGAGCACCAGCTGGCTTCAGGAGCACGTGGCAGACCTGAGCCGGAG TCTGTGCGGACTCGTCCCGGCGCTCCGCAGCCTTCTTCTGCCCAGAATGAACCCGTTTGTGCTGATCAACCTCGCTGGAGCTTGTGCTCTGGGCATCACGTACATGCTCATCGAAATCAA TAACTATAATGCGATGGACACCGCGTCTGCCGTGGCCATCGCCCTCATGACCTTTGGCACCATGTACCCCATGAGCGTGTACAGCGGGAAGGTGCTGCTGCAG ACCACCCCCTCTCATGTCATTGGTCAGCTTGACAAACTGCTCCGAGAG GTGTCCACATTGGATGGAGTTCTTGAAGTCAGGAATGAACACTTCTGGACCATTGGCTTTGGCTCTTTG GCCGGCTCCATTCACGTCCGCATTCGCAGAGATGCTGACGAGCAGATGGTTTTGGCCCATGTGACCAACCGGCTACACACACTAGTGTCCCCGCTGACCGTTCAGATCTTCAAGGACGACTGGGCCCGTCACTCGCTGACCTCCAGCACCCTGCCCACCGGCTCGCTCAGCCTCTCCGAGTACGTGGCTTCGGCCGCCTTCCCTCCAGCGGGGTCCAAACCGCTCGAGGAGTCGAACCTGGTCACGTCTACGCCTGTGAAGCCCAGCAGCCCTCCGCCCGAGTTCTCCTTCAACACGCCGGGGAAGCACATCCAGCCCGTGGTGTTTCAGACGGCCCAGCAGCACAGGCCCTTCAACACGCCTCTCTCCTCTGGGATGTCCCCCTACTCCAGCATGCTGAACCAGGGCCTTGTGCACCCCAGCGGCGGCCCTGCCTTGAGGATGGGCTTCGGGGTTCAAGGATACAGGACTCTGAATGCAGCGCCGCACAGATACGGCAGCGGTCTGCCCACGTCACAAACTGGCCAGCAGAGACCATGA
- the LOC109057524 gene encoding mitochondrial pyruvate carrier 1-like, producing the protein MAGTLARKAVDHLRSREFREYLMRSHFWGPVANWGLPIAAISDMKKSPEIISGRMTFALTCYSLLFMRFAYKVQPRNWLLFTCHFTNEAAQLVQGSRLIKYNMEKKMAK; encoded by the exons ATGGCTGGGACCCTCGCGCGTAAAGCCGTGGATCATCTCCGCAGTAGAGAGTTCAGAGAGTACCTCATGAGGTCA CATTTCTGGGGTCCGGTGGCCAACTGGGGCCTGCCCATCGCTGCCATCAGCGACATGAAGAAGAGTCCAGAGATCATCAGCGGCAGAATGACCTTCG CGCTCACCTGCTACTCGCTGCTCTTCATGCGCTTCGCCTACAAGGTCCAGCCCAGAAACTGGCTTCTGTTCACCTGCCACTTCACCAATGAAGCAGCTCAGCTCGTTCAGGGCAGCAGACTCATCAAATACAA CATGGAGAAGAAGATGGCCAAGTGA